DNA from Salvelinus alpinus chromosome 17, SLU_Salpinus.1, whole genome shotgun sequence:
CGCCTTGATGTTCACTTCAGTGTACTAACAGCTGTGTGGACCCGCACTCACAGGGCCACTCTGGGCTACACTAAAAGCCCTGACCAGGCCAGAATGATAGAAAGGGAACAGCACAGAGCGTCTAGAAGAAATCGATTGACGGACGTTACTGCAAGCgataatttgatgttattttaacaaACTAAGATGAATAATATTACAGATTACAGATTTTATTTTTTAAGTATCAacataaaaaagaaaaaaaagaggatCTTCTACTTACGCATTAGAGGTCTGGACATCCTGCCACCCCTTGGTGAGGTTCTGTTTGAGCTCGTTGAGGGGGCTCAGCCCCAGCTTCCTCTTTAGCTCAGCAGAATGCTTCTCTTTGGCCAGGAGCACCTGTCTCAGGGTGCTgatctcctcctccacctgacaGCAACACAGCAGAGCGGTCAACCACTAGCTGGGCCAAACTTAGTTATGAACATTACCAATGGTCTGAAACATAATATTCCACTCAAATGTTTGTGGAACCGATTATTAGTAAATCAAACTCACTCAAAAAGAGATGTGATCAGATTAGAGAACagggacaacagacagacagaacacgaGGCCTATATTGGTTCCGGCCGACAGACACCGGCAGACAGAACCATACCTTGACTAGCTCAGAGCGGAtctcctcagcctcctcctcCGTGAGCCCTGGGGGCAGCGTGTTGACAGCTGCTAAGACCATGGCTACCTCTAACCCCAACAGGATAACAGGCCTACCTTGACTAGCTCAGAGCGGAtctcctcagcctcctcctcCGTGAGCCCTGGGGGCAGCGTGTTGACAGCTGCTAAGACCATGGCTACCTCTAACCCCAACAGGATAACAGGCCTACCTTGACTAGCTCAGAGCGGAtctcctcagcctcctcctcCGTGAGCCCTGGGGGCAACGTGTTGACAGCTGCTAAGACCATGGCTACCTCTAACCCCAACAGGATAACAGGCCTACCTTGACGAGCTCAGAGCGGAtctcctcagcctcctcctcCGTGAGCCCTGGGGGCAGCGTGTTGACAGCTGCTAAGACCATGGCTACCTCTAACACCAACAGGATAACAGGCCTACCTTGACGAGCTCAGAGCGGAtctcctcagcctcctcctcCGTGAGCCCTGGGGGCAGCGTGTTGACAGCTGCTAAGACCATGGCTACCTCTAACCCCAACAGGATAACAGGCCTACCTTGACTAGCTCAGAGCGGAtctcctcagcctcctcctcCGTGAGCCCTGGGGGCAGCGTGTTGACAGCTGCTAAGACCATGGCTACCTCTAACACCAACAGGATAACAGGCCTACCTTGACGAGCTCAGAGCGGAtctcctcagcctcctcctcCGTGAGCCCTGGGGGCAGCGTGTTGACAGCTGCTAAGACCATGGCTACCTCTAACCCCAACAGGATAACAGGCCTACCTTGACTAGCTCAGAGCGGAtctcctcagcctcctcctcTGTGAGCCCTGGGGGCAGCGTGTTGACAGCTGCTAAGACCATGGCTACCTCTAACCCCAACAGGATAACAGGCCTACCTTGACTAGCTCAGAGCGGAtctcctcagcctcctcctcCGTGAGCCCTGGGGGCAACGTGTTGATGGATGATACCCCCATGGCTCCGCCCTCCACGGGGACGTCAGTCAGCGGGTCTGCTCCTCCTGCGGGGCCCAGGCCCTTGTTGGGAGAGTTCAGGTTGATGTCTGGGtcaagagagagagtgggggcagGGGGGCATgctgagttgagagagagagagtagaaggcCTTGAATTGAAGTGTTAGTGTCATCAACAGTAATAATAACTTTAGTGGTACAGCGCTTTTCAATACAAGTAACAAAAGGACTTCACATCAAAGTGCTAACAAAAACAGGTAAACAAAATGATAGCTAATTAAAATCAGACATAAAAAGCATCTTCATAAATTTTTTTTAAAAAGTGTCTCTTCAGGGATATAAAAAGAGACACTGATCTCATCTGGCAGACCATTCCCTAGTCCAGGGGTCCTAATATCCAGTCTCCTATCGTTATCAACCTAGAGACTTTAGAATGGTCAACAGTGCCCTGCCAGAGAATGTCTGGCTGCGTCCTGGCTCGGGAGGGAGATTCGTCCTGGCTCGGGAGGGAGATTCGTCCTGGCTCGGGAGGGAGATTCGTCCTGGTTCGGGAGGGAGATTTGTCCTGGCTCGGGAGGGAGATTTGTCCTGGCTCGGGAGGGAGATTCGTCCTGGCTCGGAGGAAGATTTGTGGACAAATGACCAAGATTATATACAATCGGAGGTTCTAGCACGTTGGGTTGCCAAATACAACCACCTCAGATTTTATATCATTGAGctgaattattatatatatatttttttcaacatTTGGGGTCAGCAAGACACCGGTGAAGGTTCACTACGCTAGCTTGGTCTCTGGGTCAATAGAGCTGTGTTTTATCTGCGTAGCAGCGAAACTGAAAGTTATGATTGTGGATGGTGTCACCAAGGGGAAGCATATATTTACAATAGACACAATGTTAGGGCCAACAGGGAACTATTTACAATAGACACAATGTTAGGGCCAACAGGGACCTATTTACAATAGACACAATGTTAGGGCCAACAGGGAACTATTTACAATAGACACAATGTTAGGGCCAACAGGGAACTATTTACAATAGACACAATGTTAGGGCCAACAGGGAACTATTTACAATAGACACAATGTTAGGGCCAACAGGGAACTATTTACAATAGACACAGTGTTAGGGCCAACAGAGACCTATTTACAATAGACACAGTGTTAGGGCCAACAGGGAACTATTTACAGTAGACACAATGTTAGGGCCAACAGGGAACTATTTACAATAGACACAATGTTAGGGCCAACAGGGAACTATTTACAATAGACACAATGTTAGGGCCAACAGGGAACTATTTACAATAGACACAATGTTAGGGCCAACAGGGAACTATTTACAATAGACACAGTGTTAGGGCCAACAGAGACCTATTTACAATAGACACAGTGTTAGGGCCAACAGGGAACTATTTACAATAGACACAATGTTAGGGCCAACAGGGAACTATTTACAATAGACACAATGTTAGGGCCAACAGTAGTCAAGTAGGGACCACATCCAAGTGACAGGAGAAGGTCTTCATGTGAGGAAACATATCAAAAAGGAGGGACTCAAAGGATATTTGCTCCAATGTGCAAAAAGGAAGCCGCAAAACTGTCACAAAGTACTTGCCTCAAGTGCCTCCTGTCCAGACATGAGACCAGCAACTGTCAATCTGGGATCTAATATTTTCTATATTTACTGTAAAGAATCG
Protein-coding regions in this window:
- the LOC139543122 gene encoding tumor protein D54-like isoform X3 codes for the protein MDVGQACPPAPTLSLDPDINLNSPNKGLGPAGGADPLTDVPVEGGAMGVSSINTLPPGLTEEEAEEIRSELVKVEEEISTLRQVLLAKEKHSAELKRKLGLSPLNELKQNLTKGWQDVQTSNAYLTASATLDEISRSEAYKKTQETLSVAGQKTTAAFSTMGTALSRKLGDMSSNYSIRHSISMPAMRNSPTFKSFEDKVGNMKYKVVGARGNGEAVQSPTDTNPVQDNAPF
- the LOC139543122 gene encoding tumor protein D54-like isoform X10 encodes the protein MDVGQACPPAPTLSLDPDINLNSPNKGLGPAGGADPLTDVPVEGGAMGVSSINTLPPGLTEEEAEEIRSELVKVEEEISTLRQVLLAKEKHSAELKRKLGLSPLNELKQNLTKGWQDVQTSNAYKKTQETLSVAGQKTTAAFSTMGTALSRKLGDMSSNYSIRHSISMPAMRNSPTFKSFEDKVGNMKYKVVGARGNGEAVQSPTDTNPVQDNAPF
- the LOC139543122 gene encoding tumor protein D54-like isoform X11, with the protein product MDVGQACPPAPTLSLDPDINLNSPNKGLGPAGGADPLTDVPVEGGAMGVSSINTLPPGLTEEEAEEIRSELVKVEEEISTLRQVLLAKEKHSAELKRKLGLSPLNELKQNLTKGWQDVQTSNAYLTASATLDEISRSEAYKKTQETLSVAGQKTTAAFSTMGTALSRKLGDMRALPFSNSFSSNYSIRHSISMPAMRNSPTFKSFEDKVGNMKLG
- the LOC139543122 gene encoding tumor protein D54-like isoform X15, translated to MDVGQACPPAPTLSLDPDINLNSPNKGLGPAGGADPLTDVPVEGGAMGVSSINTLPPGLTEEEAEEIRSELVKVEEEISTLRQVLLAKEKHSAELKRKLGLSPLNELKQNLTKGWQDVQTSNAYLTASATLDEISRSEAYKKTQETLSVAGQKTTAAFSTMGTALSRKLGDMSSNYSIRHSISMPAMRNSPTFKSFEDKVGNMKLG
- the LOC139543122 gene encoding tumor protein D54-like isoform X7 — translated: MDVGQACPPAPTLSLDPDINLNSPNKGLGPAGGADPLTDVPVEGGAMGVSSINTLPPGLTEEEAEEIRSELVKVEEEISTLRQVLLAKEKHSAELKRKLGLSPLNELKQNLTKGWQDVQTSNAYKKTQETLSVAGQKTTAAFSTMGTALSRKLGDMRALPFSNSFSSNYSIRHSISMPAMRNSPTFKSFEDKVGNMKYKVVGARGNGEAVQSPTDTNPVQDNAPF
- the LOC139543122 gene encoding tumor protein D54-like isoform X27; its protein translation is MDVGQDINLNSPNKGLGPAGGADPLTDVPVEGGAMGVSSINTLPPGLTEEEAEEIRSELVKVEEEISTLRQVLLAKEKHSAELKRKLGLSPLNELKQNLTKGWQDVQTSNAYKKTQETLSVAGQKTTAAFSTMGTALSRKLGDMRNSPTFKSFEDKVGNMKLG
- the LOC139543122 gene encoding tumor protein D54-like isoform X9, whose protein sequence is MDVGQACPPAPTLSLDPDINLNSPNKGLGPAGGADPLTDVPVEGGAMGVSSINTLPPGLTEEEAEEIRSELVKVEEEISTLRQVLLAKEKHSAELKRKLGLSPLNELKQNLTKGWQDVQTSNAYLTASATLDEISRSEAYKKTQETLSVAGQKTTAAFSTMGTALSRKLGDMRNSPTFKSFEDKVGNMKYKVVGARGNGEAVQSPTDTNPVQDNAPF
- the LOC139543122 gene encoding tumor protein D54-like isoform X19, which codes for MDVGQACPPAPTLSLDPDINLNSPNKGLGPAGGADPLTDVPVEGGAMGVSSINTLPPGLTEEEAEEIRSELVKVEEEISTLRQVLLAKEKHSAELKRKLGLSPLNELKQNLTKGWQDVQTSNAYLTASATLDEISRSEAYKKTQETLSVAGQKTTAAFSTMGTALSRKLGDMRALPFSNSFRNSPTFKSFEDKVGNMKLG
- the LOC139543122 gene encoding tumor protein D54-like isoform X17 gives rise to the protein MDVGQDINLNSPNKGLGPAGGADPLTDVPVEGGAMGVSSINTLPPGLTEEEAEEIRSELVKVEEEISTLRQVLLAKEKHSAELKRKLGLSPLNELKQNLTKGWQDVQTSNAYLTASATLDEISRSEAYKKTQETLSVAGQKTTAAFSTMGTALSRKLGDMRNSPTFKSFEDKVGNMKYKVVGARGNGEAVQSPTDTNPVQDNAPF
- the LOC139543122 gene encoding tumor protein D54-like isoform X22 encodes the protein MDVGQACPPAPTLSLDPDINLNSPNKGLGPAGGADPLTDVPVEGGAMGVSSINTLPPGLTEEEAEEIRSELVKVEEEISTLRQVLLAKEKHSAELKRKLGLSPLNELKQNLTKGWQDVQTSNAYLTASATLDEISRSEAYKKTQETLSVAGQKTTAAFSTMGTALSRKLGDMRNSPTFKSFEDKVGNMKLG
- the LOC139543122 gene encoding tumor protein D54-like isoform X25 codes for the protein MDVGQACPPAPTLSLDPDINLNSPNKGLGPAGGADPLTDVPVEGGAMGVSSINTLPPGLTEEEAEEIRSELVKVEEEISTLRQVLLAKEKHSAELKRKLGLSPLNELKQNLTKGWQDVQTSNAYKKTQETLSVAGQKTTAAFSTMGTALSRKLGDMRNSPTFKSFEDKVGNMKLG
- the LOC139543122 gene encoding tumor protein D54-like isoform X16 — its product is MDVGQACPPAPTLSLDPDINLNSPNKGLGPAGGADPLTDVPVEGGAMGVSSINTLPPGLTEEEAEEIRSELVKVEEEISTLRQVLLAKEKHSAELKRKLGLSPLNELKQNLTKGWQDVQTSNAYLTASATLDEISRSEAYKKTQETLSVAGQKTTAAFSTMGTALSRKLGDMSNYSIRHSISMPAMRNSPTFKSFEDKVGNMKLG
- the LOC139543122 gene encoding tumor protein D54-like isoform X12 yields the protein MDVGQACPPAPTLSLDPDINLNSPNKGLGPAGGADPLTDVPVEGGAMGVSSINTLPPGLTEEEAEEIRSELVKVEEEISTLRQVLLAKEKHSAELKRKLGLSPLNELKQNLTKGWQDVQTSNAYKKTQETLSVAGQKTTAAFSTMGTALSRKLGDMSNYSIRHSISMPAMRNSPTFKSFEDKVGNMKYKVVGARGNGEAVQSPTDTNPVQDNAPF
- the LOC139543122 gene encoding tumor protein D54-like isoform X6; translated protein: MDVGQACPPAPTLSLDPDINLNSPNKGLGPAGGADPLTDVPVEGGAMGVSSINTLPPGLTEEEAEEIRSELVKVEEEISTLRQVLLAKEKHSAELKRKLGLSPLNELKQNLTKGWQDVQTSNAYLTASATLDEISRSEAYKKTQETLSVAGQKTTAAFSTMGTALSRKLGDMRALPFSNSFRNSPTFKSFEDKVGNMKYKVVGARGNGEAVQSPTDTNPVQDNAPF
- the LOC139543122 gene encoding tumor protein D54-like isoform X4 — encoded protein: MDVGQACPPAPTLSLDPDINLNSPNKGLGPAGGADPLTDVPVEGGAMGVSSINTLPPGLTEEEAEEIRSELVKVEEEISTLRQVLLAKEKHSAELKRKLGLSPLNELKQNLTKGWQDVQTSNAYLTASATLDEISRSEAYKKTQETLSVAGQKTTAAFSTMGTALSRKLGDMSNYSIRHSISMPAMRNSPTFKSFEDKVGNMKYKVVGARGNGEAVQSPTDTNPVQDNAPF
- the LOC139543122 gene encoding tumor protein D54-like isoform X8, translated to MDVGQACPPAPTLSLDPDINLNSPNKGLGPAGGADPLTDVPVEGGAMGVSSINTLPPGLTEEEAEEIRSELVKVEEEISTLRQVLLAKEKHSAELKRKLGLSPLNELKQNLTKGWQDVQTSNAYKKTQETLSVAGQKTTAAFSTMGTALSRKLGDMRALPFSNSFSNYSIRHSISMPAMRNSPTFKSFEDKVGNMKYKVVGARGNGEAVQSPTDTNPVQDNAPF
- the LOC139543122 gene encoding tumor protein D54-like isoform X14, which gives rise to MDVGQACPPAPTLSLDPDINLNSPNKGLGPAGGADPLTDVPVEGGAMGVSSINTLPPGLTEEEAEEIRSELVKVEEEISTLRQVLLAKEKHSAELKRKLGLSPLNELKQNLTKGWQDVQTSNAYKKTQETLSVAGQKTTAAFSTMGTALSRKLGDMRALPFSNSFRNSPTFKSFEDKVGNMKYKVVGARGNGEAVQSPTDTNPVQDNAPF
- the LOC139543122 gene encoding tumor protein D54-like isoform X18, with the translated sequence MDVGQACPPAPTLSLDPDINLNSPNKGLGPAGGADPLTDVPVEGGAMGVSSINTLPPGLTEEEAEEIRSELVKVEEEISTLRQVLLAKEKHSAELKRKLGLSPLNELKQNLTKGWQDVQTSNAYKKTQETLSVAGQKTTAAFSTMGTALSRKLGDMRNSPTFKSFEDKVGNMKYKVVGARGNGEAVQSPTDTNPVQDNAPF
- the LOC139543122 gene encoding tumor protein D54-like isoform X13, producing the protein MDVGQACPPAPTLSLDPDINLNSPNKGLGPAGGADPLTDVPVEGGAMGVSSINTLPPGLTEEEAEEIRSELVKVEEEISTLRQVLLAKEKHSAELKRKLGLSPLNELKQNLTKGWQDVQTSNAYLTASATLDEISRSEAYKKTQETLSVAGQKTTAAFSTMGTALSRKLGDMRALPFSNSFSNYSIRHSISMPAMRNSPTFKSFEDKVGNMKLG